The Carnobacterium mobile DSM 4848 genome includes a window with the following:
- the fabZ gene encoding 3-hydroxyacyl-ACP dehydratase FabZ, with the protein MTKMNIAEIQDLIPNRYPIYFIDRVDEMIPGERVVALKNVTINEEVFQGHFPGEPVLPGVYILESLAQAGSIPLLQLDRFKGQTAYLGGMNKVKFRKKVVPGDQLMLVVDIVKLKDYAGIGKGVAYVDGKKVCEAELTFIIGR; encoded by the coding sequence ATGACTAAAATGAATATTGCAGAAATTCAAGACTTAATTCCTAACCGCTACCCGATTTATTTTATTGACCGCGTAGATGAAATGATTCCAGGCGAACGCGTAGTAGCATTAAAAAATGTTACGATCAATGAAGAAGTTTTCCAAGGTCACTTCCCAGGCGAACCTGTCCTGCCGGGTGTGTACATTTTAGAAAGTTTAGCACAAGCCGGTTCGATCCCGTTGTTGCAGTTAGATCGCTTTAAAGGTCAAACAGCTTATTTAGGCGGCATGAACAAAGTAAAATTCCGTAAAAAAGTAGTTCCTGGCGATCAATTGATGTTAGTGGTCGACATTGTTAAATTAAAAGACTATGCTGGTATCGGCAAAGGTGTAGCTTACGTTGATGGCAAAAAGGTTTGCGAAGCCGAATTAACGTTTATCATTGGAAGATAG
- the accB gene encoding acetyl-CoA carboxylase biotin carboxyl carrier protein: MDFEQIKEILKLVDQSELTEFDLQMDNASVRMSKNTVPMQSNVQPAALNQTAENTQPVQQQRTMAKSKASLQVDDVVLPAEPQAEEAKEGHIVQSPLVGVTYMAPSPDQSAFKKVGDPVTVGETLCIVEAMKLMNEIKSDVEGTIAEVFVEDEQVVEYNQPLFRIV, encoded by the coding sequence ATGGATTTTGAACAAATTAAAGAAATACTTAAACTCGTTGATCAATCTGAATTGACGGAATTTGATTTGCAAATGGATAATGCTTCTGTTCGAATGAGTAAAAATACTGTTCCTATGCAATCGAATGTGCAGCCTGCTGCTTTGAACCAAACAGCTGAAAATACACAGCCGGTTCAACAGCAAAGAACAATGGCAAAATCAAAAGCATCCCTTCAAGTAGACGATGTGGTTCTGCCGGCAGAGCCTCAAGCAGAAGAAGCGAAAGAAGGACATATTGTCCAATCGCCATTGGTTGGTGTAACCTATATGGCTCCATCTCCCGATCAATCTGCTTTTAAAAAAGTCGGCGATCCAGTCACAGTTGGCGAAACATTATGTATTGTTGAAGCAATGAAATTAATGAATGAAATAAAAAGTGATGTCGAAGGTACAATTGCTGAAGTCTTTGTTGAAGATGAGCAAGTTGTCGAATACAATCAACCGCTTTTCAGAATTGTCTAG
- a CDS encoding acetyl-CoA carboxylase biotin carboxylase subunit: protein MFKKILIANRGEIAVRIIRACRELGIQTVAIYSEADRDALHMQLADEAICIGPAKATDSYLNMQSILSAAVVTNSQAIHPGFGFLSENSTFATMCQEMNVAFIGPDPETIEQMGNKSNARDLMIQADVPVIPGSDGFITDTDKAKELAEQLGYPVMLKAAAGGGGKGIRKVYSQEELVSAFNSAKNEAQAAFGDGRMYMEKIIEHARHIEVQILGDHHGNVIHLGERDCSLQRNNQKVIEESPSVAISEAQRQALGETAVRAAKFVNYKNAGTIEFLLDQSGKFYFMEMNTRIQVEHPVTEMATEIDIVKEQLIIASGNKMTIQQSDVRLTGHTIECRINAENPAFNFAPSPGKITYLMMPSGGNGLRVESAMFAGYVIPPYYDAMIAKIITKGADRVEAIAKMKRALGELVIEGIISNQFFQEDLLADERFVNGSYDTSFLQDVFLEEWQPRVE from the coding sequence ATGTTCAAAAAAATATTAATCGCAAATCGCGGAGAAATTGCTGTCCGGATCATTCGTGCTTGTCGTGAATTGGGTATCCAAACAGTAGCAATTTACTCAGAAGCAGACCGAGACGCTCTGCATATGCAGTTAGCTGATGAAGCTATCTGTATTGGTCCAGCAAAAGCTACAGATTCTTATTTGAACATGCAAAGTATCTTAAGTGCTGCGGTAGTTACAAATTCTCAAGCTATCCATCCAGGATTTGGTTTTTTATCGGAAAACAGTACTTTTGCCACAATGTGTCAAGAAATGAACGTAGCATTTATCGGACCGGATCCGGAAACCATTGAACAAATGGGAAACAAATCAAATGCTAGAGATTTGATGATCCAAGCAGACGTTCCGGTTATTCCTGGAAGTGACGGCTTTATTACCGATACTGATAAAGCCAAAGAACTTGCAGAACAATTAGGTTACCCTGTAATGCTGAAAGCTGCTGCTGGAGGCGGCGGAAAAGGGATACGAAAAGTATACAGCCAGGAGGAATTAGTTTCTGCTTTTAATAGTGCTAAAAATGAAGCTCAAGCTGCCTTTGGTGATGGCCGTATGTATATGGAAAAAATTATTGAACATGCACGTCATATTGAAGTTCAAATTTTAGGCGATCACCATGGGAATGTTATTCATTTAGGAGAACGGGATTGCTCCTTACAACGGAACAACCAAAAAGTGATTGAAGAATCTCCTTCTGTGGCTATCAGTGAAGCGCAACGCCAAGCATTAGGCGAGACAGCTGTACGAGCGGCAAAATTTGTAAATTATAAGAATGCCGGGACAATTGAATTTTTATTAGATCAATCCGGGAAATTTTATTTTATGGAAATGAATACACGTATCCAAGTTGAACACCCTGTAACAGAAATGGCAACTGAAATCGATATTGTCAAAGAACAGTTAATTATTGCTAGTGGAAATAAAATGACTATTCAACAATCTGATGTCCGCTTGACTGGACATACAATTGAATGCCGTATCAATGCAGAAAATCCAGCTTTTAATTTTGCTCCTTCCCCTGGTAAAATCACTTATTTAATGATGCCGAGCGGTGGAAATGGATTGCGAGTGGAAAGTGCAATGTTTGCAGGTTATGTTATACCACCTTATTATGATGCGATGATCGCTAAAATTATTACAAAAGGTGCTGATCGTGTAGAAGCTATTGCCAAAATGAAACGAGCTCTAGGAGAACTGGTTATTGAAGGAATTATCAGCAATCAATTCTTTCAAGAAGATCTATTAGCTGATGAGCGTTTTGTTAATGGATCCTACGATACTAGTTTTTTACAAGATGTTTTTCTTGAAGAGTGGCAACCGCGCGTTGAATAG
- the accD gene encoding acetyl-CoA carboxylase, carboxyltransferase subunit beta: MRLFKKRDYIPITKSSQQADETDAPKVPEGMFTQCPNCKRAIYGKDLGSEKICPECGYSFRIGAQERIQLTVDSESFEEWNVDIPFENPLDFPGYDEKIKKMQQKTGLDEAVVTGKATIEGVETAICVMDSSFIMGSMGRIVGEKITRTLERALAEKLPIVIFTASGGARMQEGILSLMQMAKISAAVARHSAAGLLYITVLTDPTTGGVTASFAMQGDIILSEPRALVGFAGRRVIEQTIKETLPDNFQLAESVLKNGFIDKIVPRKDLKATLGLLLQLHQ, encoded by the coding sequence GTGAGACTATTTAAAAAACGAGATTATATCCCTATCACTAAAAGTTCGCAACAAGCAGATGAAACAGATGCTCCTAAAGTTCCTGAAGGAATGTTTACTCAGTGTCCTAATTGTAAACGTGCCATTTATGGAAAAGATTTAGGATCAGAAAAAATTTGTCCTGAATGCGGCTACTCTTTTAGAATAGGTGCTCAAGAACGAATCCAATTAACAGTAGACAGCGAGAGTTTTGAAGAATGGAATGTAGACATTCCTTTTGAAAATCCTCTTGATTTTCCTGGATACGATGAAAAAATAAAAAAAATGCAACAAAAAACAGGTCTTGATGAAGCTGTTGTAACTGGAAAAGCCACTATCGAAGGCGTTGAAACGGCAATATGTGTAATGGATTCAAGCTTTATCATGGGAAGCATGGGACGTATAGTGGGTGAGAAAATAACCCGAACACTTGAACGGGCATTGGCAGAAAAATTACCAATCGTTATTTTTACAGCTTCTGGTGGTGCTCGTATGCAAGAAGGTATTTTATCTTTAATGCAGATGGCAAAAATCAGTGCAGCAGTAGCTCGTCATAGTGCTGCCGGTTTATTGTATATCACAGTGTTAACGGATCCGACAACTGGCGGAGTTACTGCTAGTTTTGCAATGCAAGGGGATATCATTCTATCAGAGCCGCGAGCGTTAGTAGGTTTTGCAGGAAGACGTGTTATTGAGCAAACCATTAAAGAAACACTGCCGGATAATTTTCAACTTGCAGAATCCGTTTTAAAGAATGGGTTTATCGATAAAATAGTTCCAAGAAAAGACCTTAAAGCAACATTAGGGCTGTTACTTCAACTTCATCAATAA
- a CDS encoding acetyl-CoA carboxylase carboxyl transferase subunit alpha, producing MSEASEVVALARKTSRLTALEIFEAVFENFIEFHGDRYFRDDKAIVGGIATLNGQPITVIGNQKGHELTENIERNFGSPHPEGYRKALRLMKQAEKFNRPVITFINTSGAYCGVEAEERGQGEAIARNLIEMSQLKVPILSIIIGEGGSGGALALAMGNQVWMMEHTMYSVLSPEGFSSILWKDASRAGEAAEVMKLTAQNLLELDIVDEIVLETDQGELLTQQSILSNLKKKIVKTLNELNAKSPNELVEERYQRFRKY from the coding sequence TTGAGCGAAGCGAGCGAAGTAGTCGCCTTGGCTAGAAAAACATCGCGTCTAACAGCATTAGAAATATTTGAGGCTGTTTTCGAAAATTTTATTGAGTTTCACGGAGATCGCTATTTCCGTGACGATAAAGCCATTGTAGGAGGCATTGCTACCTTAAATGGACAGCCAATTACTGTAATCGGAAATCAAAAAGGACATGAACTAACAGAAAATATTGAGCGGAACTTTGGTTCTCCTCATCCAGAAGGCTATCGGAAAGCCTTGCGCTTAATGAAACAAGCTGAAAAGTTTAATCGTCCTGTTATCACATTTATCAATACTTCAGGGGCATATTGTGGAGTTGAAGCTGAAGAGCGAGGACAAGGTGAAGCCATTGCCCGTAACCTGATTGAAATGAGTCAGTTAAAAGTTCCTATTCTTTCAATTATAATCGGTGAAGGGGGAAGCGGAGGAGCGCTTGCTCTAGCAATGGGAAACCAAGTTTGGATGATGGAACACACAATGTATTCGGTCCTTTCTCCGGAAGGATTCTCTTCTATATTATGGAAAGATGCATCTAGAGCAGGTGAAGCAGCAGAAGTTATGAAATTGACGGCTCAGAATTTACTTGAATTAGATATTGTCGATGAGATTGTTTTAGAAACTGATCAAGGCGAATTATTAACTCAGCAGAGTATTTTAAGTAACTTGAAAAAGAAAATAGTAAAAACATTGAATGAATTGAATGCTAAATCTCCAAATGAATTAGTAGAAGAAAGATATCAGCGTTTCAGAAAATATTAA
- a CDS encoding ISL3 family transposase — MPTSNDMRKVLDIQDKNIIFEDDCVEYGQFKGKKCKFIKGRLTYIPQECMKCHAANEHYTIYRNGTQVSRITLPMSGVHPTYLLLKKQRFKCKGCGATFTAKTPLLKENCFISNPVKAQILDKSSMAQSIKDISSQTRVSSATTQRVINEQAKNYKPHYFWLSKHLSFDEFKYANSTMAFEYIDAEKGTIIDILPSRDSRTIKDHFLSRYSLKARKKVETITVDMNASYVNFIPVLFPNAKIIIDRFHIVQLINRSLNRTRVTVMNQFHTSNGEDMKKYRRLKRFWKKILKKESELSYTKYTYYALFGLRLESAIVDEMLGYNTILRETYEVYQAILKAVEKNDYDELVKILEKDYPLISKPMKTSLKTLKKHIKHIKNTFAYKYSNGKIEGINNKIKVLNRVAYGYRNFANYKNRILLHFNMKPATINRKKKHFSGQLNAYHEKCIGFLIK; from the coding sequence TTGCCTACATCAAATGATATGCGAAAAGTACTAGATATTCAAGACAAAAACATTATTTTTGAAGATGATTGCGTAGAATACGGTCAATTCAAAGGGAAGAAATGTAAATTTATTAAAGGCCGCTTGACCTACATTCCTCAGGAATGTATGAAGTGCCATGCAGCAAACGAACACTATACCATCTATCGTAACGGGACACAGGTTTCACGTATTACTTTGCCTATGAGCGGGGTTCATCCAACTTATTTATTACTCAAGAAGCAACGGTTCAAGTGTAAAGGATGTGGGGCTACATTTACTGCGAAAACGCCTCTATTGAAAGAAAATTGTTTTATTTCGAATCCTGTAAAAGCACAAATTTTAGATAAATCATCTATGGCTCAATCTATAAAAGATATCTCTAGTCAAACTAGAGTCTCTTCAGCAACGACGCAACGCGTTATTAATGAGCAAGCTAAGAATTATAAACCGCATTACTTCTGGCTTTCTAAACATCTTTCGTTTGACGAGTTTAAGTATGCCAACAGCACAATGGCTTTTGAATACATAGATGCCGAAAAAGGAACGATCATTGATATTTTGCCTTCTCGAGACAGCCGAACGATAAAAGACCATTTCCTTTCACGTTATAGCCTAAAGGCCAGAAAAAAAGTAGAAACCATTACAGTCGATATGAATGCCAGCTACGTCAATTTTATTCCCGTGCTTTTTCCAAACGCCAAAATTATCATTGATCGTTTTCATATTGTCCAGCTGATTAATCGTTCACTGAACCGTACAAGGGTAACGGTCATGAATCAATTTCACACCTCAAACGGAGAAGACATGAAAAAATACCGTCGATTAAAACGATTTTGGAAAAAAATCCTAAAGAAAGAATCTGAACTATCTTATACAAAATATACTTATTATGCTCTATTTGGTCTACGCTTAGAATCAGCAATTGTCGATGAAATGTTAGGATATAACACTATTCTGAGAGAGACTTACGAGGTGTATCAAGCTATTCTCAAAGCGGTTGAGAAAAACGACTACGATGAGCTAGTAAAGATTTTAGAAAAAGATTATCCACTTATTTCAAAACCAATGAAGACGAGCCTTAAAACATTGAAAAAGCATATAAAGCACATTAAAAATACATTTGCCTATAAGTACTCAAACGGAAAAATTGAAGGAATAAATAATAAGATTAAGGTCCTTAACCGTGTAGCCTATGGCTACAGAAACTTTGCGAACTATAAAAACCGTATTCTTCTGCACTTTAATATGAAACCAGCAACTATAAACAGAAAGAAAAAACACTTTTCAGGGCAGCTTAATGCTTACCATGAAAAGTGTATAGGATTTCTAATTAAATAA